The Triticum aestivum cultivar Chinese Spring chromosome 3A, IWGSC CS RefSeq v2.1, whole genome shotgun sequence genome includes a region encoding these proteins:
- the LOC123057477 gene encoding probable serine/threonine-protein kinase PBL21, translating into MALAVVANVAAVAQLIEQVTGIVSRIIRAVATARQNKQECEHLALRLSIIGDVLPHLPRLPVVERPLKELRAALGKAHEIVLACQDRSAANQFFGARRHADSFREVNDRIYFLLSLFPMVNYAAITTHLARISTQHMITVPSPGSSSGSLQTLTVVPDYPCMFTWAEIVTATHNFADKLGRGCSVTVYKGRLHDGPEVAVKVLDKHRPHDTFVPELVITFRLRHDHIVRLVGWCEEEDDRMFVYEHMSNGTLRDRLQRASGGSSSSAATAPWRTRVAALLGASRAIQYLHCGAEPVVIHRNVSSSNILLDMNWMPRLSGFGAAVYQAAGEEHGGQLVEEVIGTPGYVDPEYIRTKRVSTASDVYSFGVVMLEALMGEDPAALQLDSIRNGKLALKDVLDRRPSLDPTLPQMEALEIVADTVKRCLCLSRMDRPAMSKVVANLEEALQMIRSHEPMSMARWSLIRRRTSEN; encoded by the coding sequence ATGGCGTTGGCGGTGGTGGCGAATGTGGCCGCGGTGGCACAGCTCATCGAGCAGGTGACCGGCATTGTCTCCAGGATCATTCGGGCGGTGGCGACGGCACGCCAGAACAAGCAGGAGTGCGAGCACCTCGCGCTCCGCCTCTCCATCATCGGCGACGTGCTGCCTCACCTCCCGCGGCTCCCGGTGGTGGAGCGGCCACTCAAGGAGCTGCGCGCGGCGCTGGGCAAGGCGCACGAGATCGTCCTCGCCTGCCAGGATCGGAGCGCCGCCAACCAGTTCTTCGGCGCCCGCCGCCACGCCGATAGCTTCAGGGAGGTCAATGACAGGATCTACTTCCTTCTCAGCCTCTTCCCCATGGTCAACTATGCCGCCATCACCACCCATCTTGCTCGAATCAGTACCCAGCACATGATCACCGTGCCATCGCCGGGCTCTAGCTCTGGCTCCCTGCAGACTCTGACGGTGGTGCCCGATTACCCCTGCATGTTCACGTGGGCGGAGATTGTAACGGCGACCCACAACTTTGCTGACAAGCTCGGCCGAGGTTGCTCGGTGACGGTGTACAAGGGCCGTCTCCACGACGGCCCGGAGGTGGCCGTTAAGGTGCTGGACAAGCACAGGCCGCATGACACGTTCGTGCCGGAGCTCGTGATCACCTTCCGCCTCCGCCACGACCACATCGTGCGCCTGGTCGGCTGGtgcgaggaggaggacgaccgcATGTTCGTCTACGAGCATATGAGCAACGGCACGCTTAGAGACCGCCTGCAGCGCGCCAGCGGTGGCTCTAGCtcgtcggcagcgacggcgcccTGGAGGACCCGCGTCGCCGCGCTGCTGGGCGCGTCCCGGGCCATCCAGTACTTGCACTGCGGCGCGGAGCCAGTGGTCATCCACCGCAACGTGAGCTCGTCCAACATCCTCCTAGACATGAACTGGATGCCGCGCCTGTCCGGCTTCGGCGCGGCGGTGTATCAAGCGGCGGGCGAGGAGCACGGTGGCCAGCTCGTTGAGGAGGTCATCGGCACGCCCGGGTACGTCGACCCGGAGTACATACGCACGAAGCGCGTGAGCACGGCgagcgacgtgtacagcttcggggTGGTGATGCTAGAGGCGCTGATGGGCGAGGATCCGGCCGCCCTGCAGCTGGACTCCATACGAAACGGGAAGTTAGCGCTGAAGGATGTGCTGGACCGTCGGCCGTCGCTGGACCCGACGCTGCCGCAGATGGAGGCGCTGGAGATCGTGGCAGACACGGTGAAGCGCTGCCTCTGCCTGTCGCGGATGGACCGGCCGGCCATGTCCAAGGTCGTGGCCAACCTCGAGGAGGCACTCCAAATGATACGCAGCCATGAGCCAATGTCCATGGCACGCTGGAGCCTCATTCGACGAAGAACCAGTGAGAATTAA